A single Clostridium sp. AN503 DNA region contains:
- a CDS encoding abortive infection system toxin AbiGii family protein, whose amino-acid sequence MKKEKKEKKTSQFNQFKSLFFRGNVSQNNIKNLILDDSSMALKEMAKEARIPAIQVHLENERNLIGREHPLFPYYDYRIVDDGRRVCLESRPLSPEAVEKYPPRAQIRFSLPEKYRKYGTMQNLMQHAYGEQTEIEINVVEFRKMLGDTPDPTDTEAWKDCEWRIVPKKFPPPRPCSLVLEGSTYGYDYLMLGIERISEAEMIFSNHTQDIGVQIQIRYQVETKKIKVSASCTSESVDEMFHFLMFMKAAQNGCEIIIKLLEEQKELITGNLNLSPGPGWSEDLQFMEMLKDIESIYGIKLNLLKKFSEKDLENIQLLYTAKSQRGLSCRVHSPIKMQATPEPEMKNHIQEVYDQITICYPTNIEIQDIVIPEVRISEEYSQLRLCNIEELKRYIEDTGKCGKTIELVFESLTGEMKRLVRWESV is encoded by the coding sequence ATGAAAAAGGAAAAGAAGGAAAAGAAAACAAGTCAGTTCAATCAGTTTAAAAGTCTATTTTTCCGAGGAAATGTGAGCCAGAACAACATAAAAAATTTGATTTTGGATGATTCGTCTATGGCATTGAAGGAGATGGCTAAGGAAGCCAGAATTCCAGCGATACAGGTACATCTTGAGAATGAGAGGAATCTGATCGGACGTGAACATCCATTATTTCCTTATTATGACTATCGGATTGTGGATGATGGAAGGCGCGTCTGCCTCGAGAGTCGTCCATTGTCTCCCGAAGCGGTAGAGAAATATCCTCCAAGAGCGCAAATTAGATTTTCACTCCCTGAAAAGTATCGGAAATATGGAACGATGCAGAATTTGATGCAGCATGCGTATGGGGAGCAGACGGAAATCGAGATAAATGTTGTCGAGTTCCGAAAGATGTTGGGAGATACTCCGGATCCAACGGACACGGAGGCCTGGAAGGACTGCGAATGGCGGATTGTTCCTAAAAAATTTCCGCCGCCGCGTCCCTGTTCGCTTGTGCTGGAAGGGAGTACGTATGGTTATGACTACCTGATGCTGGGGATAGAACGGATCAGTGAAGCAGAAATGATTTTTTCCAATCATACTCAGGACATTGGGGTGCAGATACAAATAAGATATCAGGTGGAAACGAAAAAGATTAAAGTTTCGGCGTCCTGTACAAGTGAGAGTGTCGATGAAATGTTTCATTTTCTCATGTTCATGAAAGCTGCTCAAAATGGATGTGAAATTATAATCAAACTTTTGGAAGAACAGAAGGAGCTGATTACTGGAAACTTAAACCTTTCTCCGGGGCCGGGGTGGAGTGAAGATTTGCAGTTTATGGAGATGTTAAAAGATATTGAATCTATCTATGGAATCAAGCTGAATTTGTTAAAGAAATTTAGCGAGAAGGATCTGGAAAATATTCAGTTGCTTTATACTGCGAAATCTCAAAGGGGGCTAAGTTGCCGCGTTCATTCTCCAATTAAAATGCAGGCAACTCCGGAACCGGAAATGAAGAATCATATACAGGAAGTTTATGATCAGATAACGATATGTTACCCCACCAATATAGAGATTCAGGATATTGTGATCCCGGAGGTTCGGATCAGCGAAGAGTATAGTCAGTTAAGGCTTTGTAATATTGAAGAGCTGAAGCGGTATATTGAAGACACTGGAAAATGTGGCAAGACCATTGAGTTGGTTTTTGAATCATTAACAGGGGAAATGAAACGTTTAGTTCGTTGGGAATCAGTATAA